One Brassica oleracea var. oleracea cultivar TO1000 chromosome C7, BOL, whole genome shotgun sequence genomic window carries:
- the LOC106303766 gene encoding uncharacterized protein LOC106303766, with product MKYAEISHFSHPKHNLKYDYIEKPFKCDGCNEVGIGSRYRCSSDHQSCDFDLHAHCALPSANITHPFYKKCKFQFLAKPPGNERRYCNACQKDVSGFVYHCRACGFDLHPCCAMLPMVLDDGETKLFLYRNVSSSCHRCGKKGRSWSYRSSCKKYNLHVACVREMLVENWRELYKGQSGKRIEGKSLALKNTLEHHHRSSSKGKVQKCCEIAGMAVQFVISAVLGDPTALIAGVVGSLISRG from the exons ATGAAATACGCAGAGATATCTCATTTTAGCCACCCAAAACATAACCTCAAATACGACTACATCGAGAAGCCCTTCAAGTGTGATGGCTGCAATGAAGTAGGGATCGGGTCTCGCTATCGCTGCTCCAGTGATCATCAAAGCTGCGATTTCGATCTTCATGCACACTGCGCGTTACCTTCCGCCAACATAACACATCCGTTCTACAAAAAATGTAAGTTTCAGTTTTTGGCTAAGCCGCCAGGGAATGAAAGACGATACTGCAACGCGTGCCAGAAGGACGTGTCGGGATTCGTGTACCATTGCAGGGCATGTGGGTTTGATCTTCACCCGTGTTGCGCTATGCTTCCTATGGTTTTGGACGATGGAGAGACCAAGCTCTTCCTTTACCGCAACGTTAGCTCGTCCTGTCATCGATGTGGAAAAAAAGGCCGTAGCTGGAGTTACAG GTCGTCTTGCAAAAAGTACAATCTCCACGTAGCGTGCGTGAGGGAGATGTTGGTGGAGAATTGGCGGGAGCTGTACAAAGGACAAAGTGGTAAACGCATAGAAGGCAAGAGCCTGGCGTTGAAGAACACCCTTGAGCATCACCACCGTAGCAGCAGCAAAGGCAAAGTCCAGAAGTGCTGTGAGATCGCTGGAATGGCCGTGCAGTTCGTTATCTCTGCCGTGCTTGGTGATCCAACGGCCCTTATCGCCGGAGTTGTAGGCTCCCTCATCTCCCGAGGATGA
- the LOC106302478 gene encoding phosphatidylserine decarboxylase proenzyme 2-like: MDQGAKEILQKLSEKHGKKMNTVESALKIASFLKFFKDQINMAEVKYPLQHFKTFNEFFIRELKPGARTMAYMNRDDVAVCAADCRLMVFDRTKGVY, translated from the exons ATGGATCAAG GGGCAAAGGAGATTCTGCAGAAACTTTCTGAGAAGCATGGGAAAAAAATGAACACAGTTGAATCCGCCCTAAAAATTGCCAGCTTTCTTAAGTTCTTTAAG GATCAAATAAACATGGCTGAAGTCAAGTATCCTCTGCAGCACTTCAAG ACATTCAATGAATTTTTCATAAGGGAGTTGAAACCTGGTGCGAGAACAATGGCATACATGAACCGTGATGATGTTGCTGTATGTGCTGCCGATTGTCGATTAATGGTATTTGATAGAACCAAAGGTGTATATTGA